In Pleuronectes platessa chromosome 5, fPlePla1.1, whole genome shotgun sequence, a single genomic region encodes these proteins:
- the npas1 gene encoding neuronal PAS domain-containing protein 1 — protein sequence MATMPFVSEGKCVSVEWDFLQGLLAKPPTLPCLQNLRKEKSRNAARSRRGKENFEFFELAKMLPLPGAITSQLDKASVIRLTISYLHMRTFASQGDPPWSPLMEGGGNCSKVRRSALSLATDMFEQHLGAHLLQSLDGFVFVVSQEGRFLYISETVSIYLGLSQVELTGSSVFDYIHPADHVEMAERLGIRPHLRAEAGCHTAPESASSSASASSLAGTPEPAPSSPHSPANEPTERGYFIRMKSTLTKRGLHVKSSGYKVIHVTGRIRCRPALVPGPTRQVRRPLGLVALAHTLPPSTLNEVRMESQMFVFRVNMDLQVTYCENRISEYMDLTPAEVVGHTCYHFIHVEDLENLRQSHEDLLRKGQVVTGYYRWLQRRGGYLWIQSNATVSINHKAPHERNVIWVNYVLSRTELPDTPLDLLQLPEGLRAERLRVSSSPTDSSPQARGSSGSQPVKGPAGKSDPDTKGREKFTAAAIQSEDRRKRLLRSEPEGAPPETRRRLEELRHVEESVSASSDLASDSEGEEEEETEWELGGDSDRLKQEDGGGGGKQSRGGDTPSRGERGGRAHNGRAVIQQLKSVVTPSSLTGSPGIKTEHDSLTGGGRWGSHTQTSTSHPNQHQPSHAHTPSSSLNGDSPTTPIPDSSSSSEAPPKGLFTPPSPALSPAMSVSSPLPREERAMSGLVSRGNIGNGCPGGGPDFELLQRLAAGGAAGRVLFHPLALGPQGPQSLYAPSTIRYAPPELPPSHHHSAGHSDGLQLRSDHHKGPPPAFFPHLQRLAGLPPFSGFSPSDSPFSSGLPFCMNGLRGAAGSEED from the exons ATGGCGACCATGCCGTTCGTCAGCGAAGGGAAGTGTGTGAGCGTGGAGTGGGATTTTCTACAAGGACTGCTGGCCAAGCCTCCCACCCTGCCCTG CCTGCAGAACCTGCGCAAGGAGAAGTCTCGCAATGCGGCGCGGTCACGGCGGGGGAAGGAGAATTTCGAGTTCTTTGAGCTGGCCAAGATGTTGCCCCTGCCCGGCGCCATCACCAGCCAGCTGGACAAAGCCTCGGTCATCCGGCTGACCATCAGCTACCTGCACATGCGCACCTTCGCCAGCCAGGGGGACCCACCCTGGAGTCCTTTAATGGAGGGTGGCGGCAACTGCAGCAAAG TCCGACGATCGGCTCTTTCTCTGGCGACGGACATGTTTGAGCAGCACctcggggcacatctcctgcag TCTCTGGATGGCTTTGTGTTCGTGGTCAGTCAGGAGGGACGGTTCCTCTACatctcagagacagtttctatCTACCTGGGACTCTCACAG GTGGAGCTGACCGGCAGCAGCGTGTTTGACTACATCCACCCGGCGGACCACGTCGAGATGGCGGAGCGGCTGGGAATCAGGCCCCATCTGAGGGCGGAGGCCGGCTGCCACACGGCTCCCGAGAGCGCCTCCAGCTCCGCGTCCGCCTCCTCGCTGGCCGGGACCCCCGAGCCCG CTCCGTCGAGTCCTCACTCTCCTGCAAACGAACCGACCGAGCGCGGCTACTTCATCCGCATGAAGTCCACGCTCACCAAGAGAGGCCTGCATGTCAAGTCCTCTGGATACAAG GTGATCCACGTGACCGGACGAATCCGCTGCCGCCCCGCCCTCGTGCCGGGCCCCACGCGCCAGGTGCGTCGCCCGCTGGGTCTGGTGGCCCTGGCACACACGCTCCCGCCCTCCACGCTGAACGAAGTCCGCATGGAGAGCCAAATGTTTGTCTTCCGAGTGAACATGGACCTACAGGTCACGTACTGTGAGAACAG GATCTCTGAGTACATGGATCTGACCCCAGCAGAGGTGGTGGGACATACCTGTTATCACTTCATCCACGTAGAAGACCTGGAAAACCTCCGGCAGAGCCATGAAGACT TGCTGAGGAAAGGCCAGGTGGTGACTGGCTACTACCGCTGGCTCCAGAGGAGAGGGGGCTACCTGTGGATCCAGTCCAACGCCACCGTCTCCATCAACCACAAAGCCCCCCACGAACGCAACGTCATCTGGGTCAACTATGTCCTGAG CCGAACAGAGTTGCCCGACACTCCCCTggatctgctgcagcttccGGAGGGCTTACGAGCGGAGAGACTTCGAGTTAGCTCCTCTCCCACCGACAGCTCCCCTCAGGCCCGAGGTAG ttcaggtTCACAGCCAGTAAAGGGCCCAGCAGGGAAGAGTGACCCCGACACTAAAGGGAGGGAGAAATTCACTGCCGCCGCCATCCAATCAGAGGACAGGAGGAAGCGCCTCCTGAGGTCCGAACCCGAGGGCGCTCCACCCGAAACCCGCCGCAGACTGGAGGAACTCCGCCACGTAGAGGAGAGCGTGTCCGCCTCCTCTGACCTGGCGAGTGATAgcgagggggaggaagaggaagaaacgGAGTGGGAGCTGGGGGGGGACAGTGACAGACTGAAACAGGAAGACGGCGGGGGAGGAGGCAAACAGAGCAGGGGGGGAGACACCCCgagcagaggggagagaggagggagggcgcACAACGGCCGGGCTGTGATCCAGCAGCTGAAGAGTGTGGTGACCCCGTCTTCTCTGACTGGCAGCCCCGGCATCAAGACTGAGCACGACTCCCTCACCGGCGGGGGTCGCTgggggtcacacacacaaacctccaccTCGCATCCCAACCAGCACCAgccctcacacgcacacacaccctccagCAGTCTCAACGGCGACAGCCCCACCACCCCGATCCCCGACTCCTCTTCCAGCAGCGAAGCCCCTCCTAAAGGTTTGTTCACTCCGCCATCCCCGGCTCTGTCCCCCGCCATGTCCGTGTCCTCCCCGCTGCCCCGCGAGGAGAGGGCCATGTCGGGCTTAGTCAGTCGAGGCAACATCGGCAACGGCTGCCCAGGTGGTGGTCCTGActttgagctgctgcagagactgGCTGCAGGTGGTGCTGCGGGGCGGGTCCTCTTTCACCCCCTTGCCCTCGGCCCACAGGGTCCTCAGAGCCTCTACGCCCCCAGCACCATCCGCTACGCTCCACCTGAGCTGCCTCCCTCCCACCACCACAGCGCGGGACACAGTGATGGCCTGCAGCTACGCTCAGACCACCACAAGGGACCTCCGCCAGCCTTCTTCCCCCACCTGCAGCGGCTGGCCGGGCTGCCACCCTTCAGTGGTTTCTCTCCGTCTGACAGCCCTTTCTCCTCCGGCCTGCCCTTCTGTATGAATGGACTGAGGGGGGCCGCAGGCTCGGAGGAGGACTGA